In one Nocardia tengchongensis genomic region, the following are encoded:
- a CDS encoding DUF3817 domain-containing protein, translating to MGDLFDLSTVAKRVRFFGLLEVPSWVLLFIGSALKRADALGIADQPIKWPVMVFGMLHGVVFLAYAINCLLASREFEWPGKTTLLALASSVVPFTSVFFERWAISSGQLGELSGAAAPAAARS from the coding sequence ATGGGTGATCTGTTCGACCTGTCCACGGTCGCGAAGCGTGTGCGTTTCTTCGGCCTGCTCGAGGTGCCGTCCTGGGTGCTGCTGTTCATCGGCTCGGCCCTGAAGCGCGCCGACGCGCTGGGCATCGCCGATCAGCCGATCAAGTGGCCGGTGATGGTGTTCGGCATGCTGCACGGTGTCGTGTTCCTGGCCTACGCCATCAACTGCCTGCTGGCCTCGCGTGAGTTCGAATGGCCCGGCAAGACCACGCTTCTCGCGCTGGCGTCGTCGGTGGTGCCGTTCACGTCCGTGTTCTTCGAGCGTTGGGCGATCTCCTCCGGTCAGCTGGGCGAACTGAGCGGAGCCGCGGCACCCGCCGCCGCCCGTTCGTGA